The Ruminococcaceae bacterium BL-4 region TATCGTTTTACACTTTTAAGAAGCGTTACATATTTGTAATTATCGCCATTTTCCTCAATTGCAAGATTGACTAAAGCTATTCCTACTTTCCGCTTTTTGGGCGTTCCATTTTTATCAAGTAGCGTCATACCATATTCAGATGTAGTAGTTCTTATCATTTCCTCCAAATAAGTATATGCAAAAGGTGTCAAAACAGAAAAAGAAGCAGGAATTTTTTCATACACTTCTTGAGCTATGCTCCAATCAGGCGACCAATTCAAAAAGTGTGCATAAGTTATTATTTCTTTGAAATCATCATGAATGCTCATGATCTTTTCCTTTCAAATCGTTATGAATGGCGAAATTAACATAATTACACAGTACTATAATTTAGTCATTTCTTTTATCTCGTTAATAATACCCTTAAATCCTACAGAGTTGTTGCATTTTGGTTCCCCTCATTGCCATTTTATATAATTGAGTATCGCTTAGAGAGTTCCATTTTGATAAGCCTTGAATTTTTCATTTAACATCACTTTTATCGTGCAAAAAAGAAGAGGGTTAGGCACAAGACATTGTACTTAGTAGGAAATCTGTTGAAAGTCATTTTTTAAATTACTTAGATTTTTGTCAATTTTAAAACATAAAAAAGCAGAGCTGATTTCTCAGACCTGTTTTATGTATGTCGATAGTAGCTGGTTCAACAAGTAGTAAGCTACTAATCTTTAATTCTTATTTTTATGAATGATATTTCGTAAAATCTCAAATGTTCGCTTGGCATTTTTTTCCATATTTGACAGAATTAATCCAGAGAAGAATGATAAAAACGCTGCTATTGCGATAAATCCACATGTAATTAATGTAGGAAATTTTGCTACGAGACCCGTCTTAACATAATCTGTTAAAACCGGTATAACGTTCAATGTTGATACCACAGCTAATATTGCTGCAAATATACCGAAAAATCCCAATGGTTTATAATTTTTATACAGATTGAAAATAGTCTTGAGTACCTTAAAACCGTCCGAGTAAGTGTTTAGTTTCGATATGCTTCCTTCCGGACGATTGCGATATTCAATAACCACGTTATCGATCTGCATATTATTATAAACCGCATGAATCGTCATCTCAGTTTCAATTTCAAATCCTTTTGACAGGACTGGAAACGTCTTTACAAAATCATAACTGAACGCACGGAATCCGGTCATAATATCTTTTACATCGCAACTAAATAATTTGTTAATACTCTTTCGAACTAATGAGTTACCAAAATTATGAAATGGACGCTTGTTTTCTGTGAAGTATGTGGAGGATAACCGATCTCCTACCACCATATCTGCATTATGGTGAAGAACTTTGTCTGCCATTTCTGGAACAGCGTCTATAGGATAAGTATCATCTCCGTCTACCATGATATAGCACTTTGCGTCAATTTCTCGAAACATACGTCGGATTACATTCCCTTTACCTTGCATGTATTCATTTCGTACAATAGCACCTGCTAGTTTAGCAATTTCAACAGTTCGATCCTGTGAATTATTGTTATAAACGTATACTGTTGCTGATGGCAAAACGGCTTTTGTGTCTGCTATTACTTTTCCTATCGTTTTCTCCTCGTTGTAACAGGGAATTAAGACTGCAATTTGATCCATATTCAATCGTCACCTAATTTTAATATATTTTGTTCATTTTTTAAGATAAGCCCTAAAAGGACAGGTGTAGTTATTACAAGTGGGTAAATATATCTATATAAAACAACTGGTCCTAATAATAATGTGAGCCATAATGCAAATAGGAATGCTGCCGGAAATAAAAGTTGATAGCTATGCTTATAAAATGCATAAGTTATATAGAGTAGCATGTTCCACACAAAAAAGCCAGAACTAAATAGCATTGAAAATATAGGCATAGACTGATAATTATTGTTATAAGATAAATTATGTAACCATTTTTCTAGCCATTGGAAAGATGTAGGTGTTTGTCTTGTAATCAAAACCCAATTTTTATTATTTTGTGAAGTATTATCATATTCCCAATATGGGTGATATGCTTGTGGATCACGGTAATTCATATCTGGATACCATAGACCAATAGTCAAGCGCAAGAACGCATCTACATATGAAGTTGGGCATTTTTTCCCGACTTTTATCCATAAAGCTATAAACCTTTTTGGATCTGACTTACATAAATCGGAATTAAATGTCTGTTTCATAAGGTCTGAGATACCTTGTTGATTATTTG contains the following coding sequences:
- a CDS encoding Glycosyl transferase GT2 family → MDQIAVLIPCYNEEKTIGKVIADTKAVLPSATVYVYNNNSQDRTVEIAKLAGAIVRNEYMQGKGNVIRRMFREIDAKCYIMVDGDDTYPIDAVPEMADKVLHHNADMVVGDRLSSTYFTENKRPFHNFGNSLVRKSINKLFSCDVKDIMTGFRAFSYDFVKTFPVLSKGFEIETEMTIHAVYNNMQIDNVVIEYRNRPEGSISKLNTYSDGFKVLKTIFNLYKNYKPLGFFGIFAAILAVVSTLNVIPVLTDYVKTGLVAKFPTLITCGFIAIAAFLSFFSGLILSNMEKNAKRTFEILRNIIHKNKN
- a CDS encoding conserved protein of unknown function (Evidence 4 : Unknown function but conserved in other organisms) — its product is MSIHDDFKEIITYAHFLNWSPDWSIAQEVYEKIPASFSVLTPFAYTYLEEMIRTTTSEYGMTLLDKNGTPKKRKVGIALVNLAIEENGDNYKYVTLLKSVKRYFEISKPQNEGNNRNNVVHGYMHPRFWDKETFEQLIHNIATLSKYSKF